One part of the Euzebya sp. genome encodes these proteins:
- a CDS encoding heavy-metal-associated domain-containing protein, which produces MTTETIAVPEIHCDHCKSSIEGALRPLDGVADAEVDIAAATVRVRFDDATTSRDAIVQAIEAQGYEVPADQVPGAGS; this is translated from the coding sequence ATGACGACCGAGACCATCGCCGTGCCCGAGATCCACTGCGACCACTGCAAGTCCTCCATCGAGGGTGCGTTGCGCCCCCTCGACGGGGTGGCCGACGCCGAGGTCGACATCGCCGCTGCCACGGTGCGGGTGCGCTTCGACGACGCCACCACCTCTCGTGACGCGATCGTGCAGGCGATCGAGGCGCAGGGCTACGAGGTCCCAGCAGATCAGGTGCCGGGA